Proteins found in one Arachis stenosperma cultivar V10309 chromosome 8, arast.V10309.gnm1.PFL2, whole genome shotgun sequence genomic segment:
- the LOC130946359 gene encoding protein WHAT'S THIS FACTOR 1 homolog, chloroplastic, translating to MASRFFFLLRTNAINKPSKALIPILQNPIFSIFSSQLSTSFLVTKTPKKLRKKRKKKDSPRTKLVQTQPNLIPHLERIVERDALFRFINKTKQFLSAQPEHVLRLDDAGKLHRELGFPRGRNVTRFILRHPLLLQTYRHTDGKMWLGFTDLMENLLMEEQAIMDSMEQDRVAKVRKLLMMTSQKRVPLSKIHHCRTLFGIPDDFRDRVKKYPNYFRVVDGGGGKRVLELVNWDPLLAVSAIEREFVVDEDGAKRKFRFPVKYGRDLGLELEDTRKLNLLNTLPLVSPYSDGSKLDVWTIEAEKFRVGVVHEFLSLTLEKKASIHHLVEFKEEFCLTKHTYHMLLKQPRAFYLAGTEMNWVVFLKDAYDESGNLVDKDPQVMFNEKLFKYAQMQEMETGSEAEIEMQ from the coding sequence ATGGCTTCGCGCTTTTTCTTCCTCCTCCGTACCAACGCCATCAATAAACCCTCCAAAGCCCTAATCCCAATCCTTCAAAACCCTATTTTCTCCATTTTCAGTTCGCAATTGTCCACCTCCTTCCTCGTCACCAAAACCCCAAAGAAGCTCCGAAAGAAGCGCAAGAAAAAGGACAGTCCAAGAACCAAGCTCGTTCAGACCCAACCCAACCTCATTCCTCACCTTGAGCGCATTGTCGAACGCGACGCGCTCTTCAGATTCATCAACAAAACCAAGCAATTCCTCTCCGCGCAACCGGAGCACGTGCTACGCCTCGACGACGCCGGGAAACTCCATCGCGAGCTAGGGTTCCCTCGCGGCCGCAATGTTACGCGCTTCATACTCCGCCACCCGCTCCTCCTCCAGACCTACCGCCACACCGACGGCAAGATGTGGTTAGGGTTCACTGATCTCATGGAAAACCTTCTCATGGAGGAGCAGGCAATCATGGATTCCATGGAGCAAGACCGCGTTGCAAAGGTACGAAAATTGCTCATGATGACGTCACAAAAGCGTGTTcctttaagcaaaattcaccaCTGTAGAACCTTGTTCGGCATACCTGACGATTTCAGGGATCGGGTGAAGAAATACCCGAATTACTTTCGGGTCGTGGATGGTGGTGGCGGAAAGAGGGTCCTTGAGTTGGTTAATTGGGATCCTCTGTTAGCGGTGAGTGCAATTGAGAGGGAATTCGTGGTTGATGAGGATGGTGCTAAGAGGAAGTTTAGGTTTCCGGTGAAGTATGGTAGGGATTTGGGTTTGGAATTGGAGGATACTAGGAAGCTGAACTTGTTGAACACTTTGCCTTTGGTTTCGCCTTATTCGGATGGGTCGAAGTTGGATGTGTGGACCATTGAAGCGGAGAAGTTTAGGGTTGGTGTGGTTCATGAATTTTTGAGCTTGACATTGGAGAAGAAGGCATCAATTCACCACCTTGTGGAGTTCAAGGAAGAGTTTTGTTTGACAAAGCATACTTACCATATGCTGTTGAAGCAGCCAAGGGCATTTTATTTGGCGGGGACTGAGATGAACTGGGTTGTGTTCCTGAAGGATGCTTATGATGAGAGTGGTAATTTGGTTGATAAGGATCCACAGGTGATGTTCAATGAGAAGTTGTTTAAGTACGCTCAGATGCAAGAAATGGAAACTGGTTCTGAGGCTGAGATAGAAATGCAATGA
- the LOC130946358 gene encoding uncharacterized protein LOC130946358 isoform X2, with the protein MRVMNLESPLKTETEEAYEGEDEREDSHSLKRDLSDIDLQAHEAAVSREVRSDRSPATDKETKYSEKSGELVQSGHVSDPGIIGREDFWDSPKLTRSCSNLERRDVLGNTIHQFPDSKSQSFENLQELTAGKVAANLESPRSVMTHCSADRVMLRRHSSSQVLPSGSKRLWWKMFLWSHRNIHRPIPSKSTQVNPGVAATHNPYGYSSDTLEPKHKQSPRNVESPSPRSSNGEYFRKSYSDKNIDHQRRSRFQEESFGFWPQNQWVAFSGGSSSFNRVEEWVHDLEIQQVPPEDNFDNDNVGNIEFPPSPNAGRSMSRTVSQLSHHTDANLSKEILHANSLVQSLNPASTVAHISGVGIKAIPGISHFSSLRSVNLSNNFIVQIVPGLLPKGIHTLNLSRNKISTIEGLRDLTRLRVLDLSYNRISRIGQGLSNCTLIKELYLAGNKISDVQGLHRLLKLTVLDLSFNKITTTKALGELVANYNSLQALNLLGNPVQNNISDEQLRKSVCSLLPKLGYLNKQAIKPQRAREVLTDSVAKAALGDSSRNYNRKSPKRGNHGGPSSSNAHRSSTSVVQKSKSMPKLRTRKH; encoded by the exons ATGAGGGTCATGAATCTTGAGAGTCCTCTAAAGACTGAGACTGAGGAAGCTTATGAAGGGGAAGACGAGCGTGAAGATTCGCATTCCCTCAAAAGGGATCTATCTGATATTGATCTCCAAGCTCATGAAGCTGCTGTGTCAAGGGAAGTAAGGTCTGATCGAAGTCCAGCAACGGATAAAGAGACAAAATACAGCGAAAAGAGCGGCGAACTAGTGCAAAGTGGGCATGTCAGTGATCCTGGGATTATTGGGAGGGAAGACTTCTGGGATTCTCCCAAGCTCACTCGATCATGCTCAAACCTGGAAAGAAGGGATGTTCTTGGTAATACAATTCATCAATTCCCAGATTCAAAGTCGCAATCTTTCGAGAATTTACAGGAACTTACAGCAGGTAAAGTGGCTGCTAATCTTGAAAGCCCCAGGTCTGTGATGACTCACTGCAGTGCTGATAGAGTTATGTTGAGAAGGCATTCCTCAAGCCAAGTTCTTCCTTCTGGAAGTAAGAGACTCTGGTGGAAGATGTTCCTCTGGAGCCATAGGAACATACATAGACCTATTCCAAGCAAATCAACACAGGTGAATCCTGGTGTGGCTGCAACGCACAATCCATACGGGTACTCTTCCGACACCCTTGAACCGAAGCACAAGCAATCACCAAGAAATGTGGAATCACCCTCACCAAGGTCATCAAATGGTGAATACTTTCGCAAAAGCTATAGTGATAAAAACATTGATCACCAAAGGAGGAGCAGATTCCAGGAGGAGAGTTTCGGTTTTTGGCCACAGAATCAATGGGTAGCCTTCTCAGGAGGATCATCATCCTTCAATAGAGTGGAGGAGTGGGTGCATGATCTTGAAATTCAGCAGGTGCCTCCAGAGGATAATTTTGATAATGACAATGTGGGAAACATTGAGTTCCCACCTTCTCCTAATGCTGGTAGATCAATGTCAAGAACCGTATCTCAGTTAAGTCACCATACAGATGCAAATCTTTCAAAGGAGATTCTGCATGCCAATAGTTTGGTCCAATCCCTAAATCCAGCCTCAACTGTGGCTCATATATCTGGTGTTGGTATAAAAGCGATTCCTGGTATTTCACACTTCTCCAGCCTCCGCTCTGTCAATTTGTCCAACAATTTCATAG TTCAAATTGTGCCTGGACTTCTCCCAAAGGGTATTCATACACTTAATTTGTCAAGAAATAAGATCAGCACCATTGAGGGGCTTAGAGATTTAACCCGGTTACGAGTACTTGACTTGAGTTACAATCGCATCTCAAGAATTGGACAAG GTTTATCAAATTGCACACTTATCAAAGAGCTATATCTTGCTGGGAATAAGATAAGTGATGTTCAGGGACTACACAGATTACTGAAGCTAACAGTTCTGGATTTgagcttcaacaagatcacaACAACAAAAGCATTAGGGGAACTTGTAGCTAACTACAACTCACTTCAGGCCTTGAATCTGCTTGGAAATCCAGTTCAAAACAACATCAGTGACGAGCAGTTGCGGAAATCAGTTTGCAGTCTTCTTCCGAAGCTTGGATACCTGAACAAGCAAGCCATCAAGCCTCAGAGGGCACGAGAAGTACTCACTGACAGTGTTGCCAAAGCTGCACTTGGTGACAGCAGCCGGAACTACAACCGAAAATCACCGAAGAGAGGCAACCATGGAGGTCCCAGTTCCTCAAATGCGCATAGAAGCAGTACTAGTGTTGTCCAGAAAAGTAAGAGCATGCCAAAGCTCCGAACAAGAAAGCATTAG
- the LOC130946358 gene encoding uncharacterized protein LOC130946358 isoform X1 — MAMCRCVDVVDVLVGKKKKKDKGAERSSKKGHVKTLLVKVEEAKTSSGSPACDVKPLTGDVVVPCDIPKNSRCNMRVMNLESPLKTETEEAYEGEDEREDSHSLKRDLSDIDLQAHEAAVSREVRSDRSPATDKETKYSEKSGELVQSGHVSDPGIIGREDFWDSPKLTRSCSNLERRDVLGNTIHQFPDSKSQSFENLQELTAGKVAANLESPRSVMTHCSADRVMLRRHSSSQVLPSGSKRLWWKMFLWSHRNIHRPIPSKSTQVNPGVAATHNPYGYSSDTLEPKHKQSPRNVESPSPRSSNGEYFRKSYSDKNIDHQRRSRFQEESFGFWPQNQWVAFSGGSSSFNRVEEWVHDLEIQQVPPEDNFDNDNVGNIEFPPSPNAGRSMSRTVSQLSHHTDANLSKEILHANSLVQSLNPASTVAHISGVGIKAIPGISHFSSLRSVNLSNNFIVQIVPGLLPKGIHTLNLSRNKISTIEGLRDLTRLRVLDLSYNRISRIGQGLSNCTLIKELYLAGNKISDVQGLHRLLKLTVLDLSFNKITTTKALGELVANYNSLQALNLLGNPVQNNISDEQLRKSVCSLLPKLGYLNKQAIKPQRAREVLTDSVAKAALGDSSRNYNRKSPKRGNHGGPSSSNAHRSSTSVVQKSKSMPKLRTRKH; from the exons ATGGCCATGTGTAGGTGTGTCGATGTTGTTGATGTTTTGGttgggaagaagaagaagaaagacaaG GGTGCTGAACGGTCTTCAAAGAAAGGACACGTTAAAACTCTACTTGTTAAAGTAGAAGAGGCTAAGACGTCCTCGGGTTCACCAGCTTGCGATGTGAAGCCACTCACCGGAGACGTTGTAGTTCCTTGTGATATCCCGAAGAATTCAAGGTGCAACATGAGGGTCATGAATCTTGAGAGTCCTCTAAAGACTGAGACTGAGGAAGCTTATGAAGGGGAAGACGAGCGTGAAGATTCGCATTCCCTCAAAAGGGATCTATCTGATATTGATCTCCAAGCTCATGAAGCTGCTGTGTCAAGGGAAGTAAGGTCTGATCGAAGTCCAGCAACGGATAAAGAGACAAAATACAGCGAAAAGAGCGGCGAACTAGTGCAAAGTGGGCATGTCAGTGATCCTGGGATTATTGGGAGGGAAGACTTCTGGGATTCTCCCAAGCTCACTCGATCATGCTCAAACCTGGAAAGAAGGGATGTTCTTGGTAATACAATTCATCAATTCCCAGATTCAAAGTCGCAATCTTTCGAGAATTTACAGGAACTTACAGCAGGTAAAGTGGCTGCTAATCTTGAAAGCCCCAGGTCTGTGATGACTCACTGCAGTGCTGATAGAGTTATGTTGAGAAGGCATTCCTCAAGCCAAGTTCTTCCTTCTGGAAGTAAGAGACTCTGGTGGAAGATGTTCCTCTGGAGCCATAGGAACATACATAGACCTATTCCAAGCAAATCAACACAGGTGAATCCTGGTGTGGCTGCAACGCACAATCCATACGGGTACTCTTCCGACACCCTTGAACCGAAGCACAAGCAATCACCAAGAAATGTGGAATCACCCTCACCAAGGTCATCAAATGGTGAATACTTTCGCAAAAGCTATAGTGATAAAAACATTGATCACCAAAGGAGGAGCAGATTCCAGGAGGAGAGTTTCGGTTTTTGGCCACAGAATCAATGGGTAGCCTTCTCAGGAGGATCATCATCCTTCAATAGAGTGGAGGAGTGGGTGCATGATCTTGAAATTCAGCAGGTGCCTCCAGAGGATAATTTTGATAATGACAATGTGGGAAACATTGAGTTCCCACCTTCTCCTAATGCTGGTAGATCAATGTCAAGAACCGTATCTCAGTTAAGTCACCATACAGATGCAAATCTTTCAAAGGAGATTCTGCATGCCAATAGTTTGGTCCAATCCCTAAATCCAGCCTCAACTGTGGCTCATATATCTGGTGTTGGTATAAAAGCGATTCCTGGTATTTCACACTTCTCCAGCCTCCGCTCTGTCAATTTGTCCAACAATTTCATAG TTCAAATTGTGCCTGGACTTCTCCCAAAGGGTATTCATACACTTAATTTGTCAAGAAATAAGATCAGCACCATTGAGGGGCTTAGAGATTTAACCCGGTTACGAGTACTTGACTTGAGTTACAATCGCATCTCAAGAATTGGACAAG GTTTATCAAATTGCACACTTATCAAAGAGCTATATCTTGCTGGGAATAAGATAAGTGATGTTCAGGGACTACACAGATTACTGAAGCTAACAGTTCTGGATTTgagcttcaacaagatcacaACAACAAAAGCATTAGGGGAACTTGTAGCTAACTACAACTCACTTCAGGCCTTGAATCTGCTTGGAAATCCAGTTCAAAACAACATCAGTGACGAGCAGTTGCGGAAATCAGTTTGCAGTCTTCTTCCGAAGCTTGGATACCTGAACAAGCAAGCCATCAAGCCTCAGAGGGCACGAGAAGTACTCACTGACAGTGTTGCCAAAGCTGCACTTGGTGACAGCAGCCGGAACTACAACCGAAAATCACCGAAGAGAGGCAACCATGGAGGTCCCAGTTCCTCAAATGCGCATAGAAGCAGTACTAGTGTTGTCCAGAAAAGTAAGAGCATGCCAAAGCTCCGAACAAGAAAGCATTAG